One window of Methylococcus sp. EFPC2 genomic DNA carries:
- a CDS encoding type II toxin-antitoxin system VapC family toxin, with amino-acid sequence MRHLVIDASVILKWLLPPESEPYQAQALAIAQALSQGRVEARLPALWYFEVGNILARKYRQDADRDLADLRRQLAGCDEPVAPSWQREIVRLTASYPVTFYDAAYHALAIVRDGVFVTADEKYLQAVAGEPCIMHLKDWY; translated from the coding sequence ATGAGACACCTGGTCATCGATGCATCGGTCATCCTGAAATGGCTGTTGCCGCCGGAGAGCGAGCCTTATCAAGCGCAGGCACTGGCCATCGCGCAGGCTTTGTCCCAGGGGCGGGTCGAAGCACGCTTGCCGGCACTTTGGTATTTCGAGGTGGGTAACATCCTGGCGCGAAAATACCGGCAGGACGCCGACCGCGACCTGGCCGACTTGCGCCGGCAACTCGCCGGCTGCGACGAGCCGGTGGCGCCAAGCTGGCAGCGAGAGATCGTTCGCCTGACGGCATCGTACCCTGTCACCTTCTACGACGCCGCTTATCACGCCCTCGCCATCGTCCGCGATGGTGTTTTCGTCACCGCCGATGAAAAATACCTGCAAGCGGTGGCCGGCGAGCCCTGCATCATGCACCTCAAGGACTGGTATTGA
- a CDS encoding Uma2 family endonuclease: MQHATVLPIPEADYLAGEPLSAVRHEYVAGHVYAMAGAGKAHNTIALNIASRLRNHLRGSPCRSYIADMKVRVAREQAYFYPDVVVTCSERDTAADAPKDYLTEPRLIVEVLSPGTETTDRREKMRAYAALESLREYVLVESRFPQVEVYRRLPDGGWEQWTWSPGETVRLDSVGLDLAFAEIYEDVEF; encoded by the coding sequence ATGCAACATGCCACCGTACTTCCCATCCCCGAAGCCGATTATCTGGCCGGCGAACCGCTCAGTGCGGTGCGCCACGAATACGTGGCCGGGCATGTTTATGCCATGGCCGGAGCGGGCAAGGCGCATAACACCATCGCCCTGAACATCGCGAGCCGGTTGCGCAATCATCTGCGCGGTTCGCCTTGCCGCAGTTATATCGCCGACATGAAAGTGAGGGTGGCGCGTGAGCAGGCGTATTTCTACCCCGACGTCGTGGTCACCTGTTCCGAGCGAGACACCGCCGCCGATGCGCCCAAGGATTATCTGACCGAGCCGCGCCTGATCGTCGAGGTGCTGTCGCCGGGCACCGAAACCACCGACCGGCGCGAGAAGATGCGCGCCTATGCCGCGCTGGAGAGCTTGCGGGAATATGTGCTGGTGGAAAGCCGTTTCCCGCAGGTGGAGGTTTACCGCAGGCTGCCGGACGGCGGCTGGGAGCAATGGACCTGGTCGCCGGGCGAAACCGTACGCTTGGACAGCGTCGGTTTGGATCTGGCGTTCGCGGAGATTTACGAGGACGTGGAATTCTGA
- the cas1e gene encoding type I-E CRISPR-associated endonuclease Cas1e, which yields MNGLLPPLKPIAMKERVSLIFIEYGEIDVLDGAFVVIDKNGVRTHIPVGSIACMMLEPGTRVSHRAAALAARVGTLLVWVGEAGVRLYASGQPGGARSDRLLYQAQLALDGDLRLKVVRKMYELRFGEKPPERRSVEQLRGIEGARVRKTYELLAKRYGVKWKQRNYDVQEWDAGDLPNRCLSSATACLYGITEAAILAAGYAPAVGFIHTGKPLSFVYDIADLVKFDTVVPVAFKIAAKEPANAEREVRLACRDVFRETHLLKKIIPMIEDVLAAGGVQPPEAPEDSVGPAIPNPESLGDAGHRA from the coding sequence ATGAACGGACTCCTCCCACCCCTCAAACCCATCGCCATGAAGGAACGCGTCTCCCTGATCTTCATCGAGTACGGCGAAATCGACGTGCTGGACGGCGCCTTCGTAGTCATCGACAAAAACGGCGTGCGCACCCACATTCCGGTCGGCTCCATCGCCTGCATGATGCTGGAGCCGGGCACCCGCGTCTCGCATCGCGCAGCGGCCCTGGCCGCACGGGTGGGCACCCTGCTGGTCTGGGTCGGCGAGGCCGGCGTGCGCCTCTATGCCTCGGGCCAGCCCGGTGGGGCGCGCTCCGACCGCCTGCTTTATCAGGCCCAACTGGCGCTGGACGGCGATTTGCGGCTCAAGGTGGTGCGCAAGATGTACGAACTGCGTTTCGGCGAAAAGCCGCCCGAACGGCGCAGCGTGGAGCAGTTGCGCGGCATCGAGGGCGCCCGCGTGCGCAAGACCTACGAACTGCTGGCCAAGCGCTACGGCGTGAAGTGGAAGCAGCGCAATTACGACGTGCAGGAATGGGACGCGGGCGACCTGCCCAACCGCTGCCTCAGCTCGGCCACCGCCTGTTTGTACGGTATCACCGAGGCCGCGATACTCGCGGCCGGTTACGCCCCGGCGGTCGGCTTCATCCACACCGGCAAGCCTTTGTCCTTCGTCTACGACATCGCCGACCTGGTCAAATTCGACACCGTGGTGCCGGTCGCCTTCAAGATCGCCGCCAAGGAGCCGGCCAACGCCGAGCGCGAGGTGCGCCTGGCCTGTCGCGACGTGTTCCGCGAGACCCATTTGCTGAAGAAGATCATCCCCATGATCGAAGACGTATTGGCCGCCGGCGGCGTGCAGCCGCCCGAAGCACCGGAAGACAGCGTCGGCCCCGCCATTCCCAACCCCGAGAGCCTGGGCGATGCTGGTCATCGTGCTTGA
- the cas2e gene encoding type I-E CRISPR-associated endoribonuclease Cas2e, which yields MLVIVLENAPPRLRGRLAVWLVEVRAGVYVGDLSKRIREMIWAQVAEGIEDGNAVLVWSTNTESGFDFLTLGKNRRMPVELDGLKLVSFFPPEPQADPPQGGGNAL from the coding sequence ATGCTGGTCATCGTGCTTGAAAACGCCCCGCCGAGGCTGCGCGGGCGCCTGGCCGTGTGGCTGGTGGAAGTGCGCGCAGGCGTTTACGTCGGCGACTTGTCCAAGCGCATCCGCGAGATGATCTGGGCGCAGGTCGCCGAAGGCATCGAGGACGGCAACGCGGTGCTGGTGTGGTCCACCAACACCGAATCCGGCTTCGACTTCCTCACGCTGGGCAAGAACCGTCGCATGCCGGTGGAACTGGACGGCCTTAAGCTGGTGTCTTTTTTCCCGCCCGAACCGCAGGCCGACCCGCCTCAGGGAGGTGGAAATGCTCTTTAA